One Bufo gargarizans isolate SCDJY-AF-19 chromosome 4, ASM1485885v1, whole genome shotgun sequence DNA window includes the following coding sequences:
- the LOC122934750 gene encoding oocyte zinc finger protein XlCOF6-like isoform X2, producing the protein MMENHQSLTSPDGSSQRNPPERCPSPQYSQDCPEEKPNIPLDHQESSGETTSGLEKPISVSVNEDGMSDSYGHLHLSSHHEAEDNNTTQDYSITPNEPSVLYSRDLSTDTACHKKPSSKQLLIGKTRTKQKCGNIFSSEKRFKKKSNLFLHERKCRDNGSFSCLTCGKSFSMKSILVRHQRTHTRGNIYSCPECGKGFNNQSNCIRHQRTHTGEKPFSCLECGKSFSLKMCLVRHQRTHTGEKPFSCLECGKCFSQKPHLVTHQRTHTGEKLYSCPECGKGFNNQYNFSKHQRSHTGETPFSCLECGKCFSSKSGLVAHKRTHTGEKLYSCPECGKGFNSQYNFSKHQRSHTGEKPFSCLECGKFFSSKSGLVAHQRTHTGEKLYSCLECGKCFSSKSNLVAHQRTHTGEKLFSCPECGKGFNRKYNFTNHQKTHTGEKPFVCSECGKCFHEKSWLIQHQRIHTGEKPFSCSECGKCFGQKSNLIRHQKTHTGEKPFMCLECDKYFSAKSMPIKHVVEHERLHLEEKPFSCSKCGKCFSSNSNLVTHQRTQSGEKPFVCPECGKCFDVKLLLIQHQRIHTGMKPFSCSECGKCFSQKSNLVRHQRTHTGEKPFMCSECGKYFGVKLMLLKHVRSHTGEKPCSSSECVKPFSQKSHVEEHERLHLEEKPF; encoded by the exons atgatggagaatcaccagtccctcacatcaccag ATGGATCCAGtcagagaaatccaccagagagatgtcccagtcctcagtattcccaggactgtccagaggagaaaccAAATATCCCACTGGATCATCAG GAAAGTTCTGGTGAAACGACTAGTGGACTTGAAAAACCCATCTCAGTGTCTGTGAATG AAGACGGGATGAGCGACTCCTATGGACATCTCCATTTATCTTCCCATCATGAAGCAGAAGATAACAATACTACACAAGATTATTCAATAACTCCTAATGAACCCTCAGTCCTTTACAGCAGAGATCTATCCACTGATACCGCTTGTCACAAGAAACCTTCATCTAAGCAATTACTGATTGGTAAAACAAGAACTAAACAGAAATGTGGAAACATTTTTTCTAGTGAGAAGCGTTTTAAAAAGAAGTCTAATCTTTTTTTGCATGAGAGAAAATGCAGAGATAATGGGTCATTTTCATGCTTGACATGTGGAAAATCTTTTAGCATGAAATCCATTctagttagacatcagagaactcacacaaggGGGAATatatattcatgtcctgaatgtgggaaaggcTTTAACAATCAATCAAATTGTATTCGGCATCAGAGAactcatacaggggagaagccattttcatgcctagaatgtgggaaatcttttagtCTGAAAATgtgtcttgttagacatcagagaactcatacaggagagaagccattttcatgtcttgaATGTGGAAAGTGCTTTAGTCAGAAGCcacatcttgttacacatcaaagaactcacacaggagagaagctgtattcatgtcctgaatgtgggaaaggcTTTAACAATCAATATAATTTTTCTAAGCATCAGAGATCTCATACAGGAGAGACACCATTTTCATGTCTTGAATGCGGAAAATGCTTTAGTTCGAAATCAGGTCTTGTTGCCCataagagaactcacacaggagagaagctgtattcatgtcctgaatgtgggaaaggcTTTAACAGTCAATATAATTTTTCTAAGCATCAGAGAtctcatacaggagagaagccattttcatgtcttgaATGCGGAAAATTCTTCAGTTCAAAATCAGGTCTTGTTgcccatcagagaactcacacaggagagaagctatATTCATGTCTTGAATGCGGAAAATGCTTTAGTtcgaaatcaaatcttgttgcccatcagagaactcacacaggagagaagctattttcatgtcctgaatgtgggaaaggcTTTAACAGGAAATATAATTTTACTAACCATCaaaaaactcacacaggagagaagccatttgtgtgttctgaatgtgggaagtgttttcatGAGAAGTCATGGCTTATACagcatcaaagaattcacacaggggagaagccattttcatgttcagaatgtgggaaatgttttggtcagaaatcaaatcttattagacatcagaaaactcacacaggggagaagccatttatgTGTCTTGAATGTGATAAGTATTTTAGTGCGAAATCAATGCCTATAAAACATGTTGTGGAACATGAAAGACTCCACTTagaggagaagccattttcatgttcaaaatgtgggaaatgctttagttCAAACTCAAaccttgttacacatcagagaactcaatcaggagaaaagccatttgtgtgtcctgaatgtgggaaatgttttgatGTGAAGCTATTGCTTATacaacatcaaagaattcacacagggatgaagccattttcatgttcagaatgtgggaaatgttttagtcagaaatcaaatcttgttcgacatcagagaactcacactggggagaagccatttATGTGTTCTGAATGTGGTAAGTATTTTGGTGTGAAATTAATGCTTTTAAAACATgtaagaagtcacacaggagaaaagccatgtTCATCTTCAGAATGTGTGAAACCTTTTAGCCAGAAATCACATGTTGAGGAACATGAAAGACTCCACTTAGAGGAGAAGCCATTTtaa
- the LOC122934750 gene encoding oocyte zinc finger protein XlCOF6-like isoform X3, giving the protein MSDSYGHLHLSSHHEAEDNNTTQDYSITPNEPSVLYSRDLSTDTACHKKPSSKQLLIGKTRTKQKCGNIFSSEKRFKKKSNLFLHERKCRDNGSFSCLTCGKSFSMKSILVRHQRTHTRGNIYSCPECGKGFNNQSNCIRHQRTHTGEKPFSCLECGKSFSLKMCLVRHQRTHTGEKPFSCLECGKCFSQKPHLVTHQRTHTGEKLYSCPECGKGFNNQYNFSKHQRSHTGETPFSCLECGKCFSSKSGLVAHKRTHTGEKLYSCPECGKGFNSQYNFSKHQRSHTGEKPFSCLECGKFFSSKSGLVAHQRTHTGEKLYSCLECGKCFSSKSNLVAHQRTHTGEKLFSCPECGKGFNRKYNFTNHQKTHTGEKPFVCSECGKCFHEKSWLIQHQRIHTGEKPFSCSECGKCFGQKSNLIRHQKTHTGEKPFMCLECDKYFSAKSMPIKHVVEHERLHLEEKPFSCSKCGKCFSSNSNLVTHQRTQSGEKPFVCPECGKCFDVKLLLIQHQRIHTGMKPFSCSECGKCFSQKSNLVRHQRTHTGEKPFMCSECGKYFGVKLMLLKHVRSHTGEKPCSSSECVKPFSQKSHVEEHERLHLEEKPF; this is encoded by the coding sequence ATGAGCGACTCCTATGGACATCTCCATTTATCTTCCCATCATGAAGCAGAAGATAACAATACTACACAAGATTATTCAATAACTCCTAATGAACCCTCAGTCCTTTACAGCAGAGATCTATCCACTGATACCGCTTGTCACAAGAAACCTTCATCTAAGCAATTACTGATTGGTAAAACAAGAACTAAACAGAAATGTGGAAACATTTTTTCTAGTGAGAAGCGTTTTAAAAAGAAGTCTAATCTTTTTTTGCATGAGAGAAAATGCAGAGATAATGGGTCATTTTCATGCTTGACATGTGGAAAATCTTTTAGCATGAAATCCATTctagttagacatcagagaactcacacaaggGGGAATatatattcatgtcctgaatgtgggaaaggcTTTAACAATCAATCAAATTGTATTCGGCATCAGAGAactcatacaggggagaagccattttcatgcctagaatgtgggaaatcttttagtCTGAAAATgtgtcttgttagacatcagagaactcatacaggagagaagccattttcatgtcttgaATGTGGAAAGTGCTTTAGTCAGAAGCcacatcttgttacacatcaaagaactcacacaggagagaagctgtattcatgtcctgaatgtgggaaaggcTTTAACAATCAATATAATTTTTCTAAGCATCAGAGATCTCATACAGGAGAGACACCATTTTCATGTCTTGAATGCGGAAAATGCTTTAGTTCGAAATCAGGTCTTGTTGCCCataagagaactcacacaggagagaagctgtattcatgtcctgaatgtgggaaaggcTTTAACAGTCAATATAATTTTTCTAAGCATCAGAGAtctcatacaggagagaagccattttcatgtcttgaATGCGGAAAATTCTTCAGTTCAAAATCAGGTCTTGTTgcccatcagagaactcacacaggagagaagctatATTCATGTCTTGAATGCGGAAAATGCTTTAGTtcgaaatcaaatcttgttgcccatcagagaactcacacaggagagaagctattttcatgtcctgaatgtgggaaaggcTTTAACAGGAAATATAATTTTACTAACCATCaaaaaactcacacaggagagaagccatttgtgtgttctgaatgtgggaagtgttttcatGAGAAGTCATGGCTTATACagcatcaaagaattcacacaggggagaagccattttcatgttcagaatgtgggaaatgttttggtcagaaatcaaatcttattagacatcagaaaactcacacaggggagaagccatttatgTGTCTTGAATGTGATAAGTATTTTAGTGCGAAATCAATGCCTATAAAACATGTTGTGGAACATGAAAGACTCCACTTagaggagaagccattttcatgttcaaaatgtgggaaatgctttagttCAAACTCAAaccttgttacacatcagagaactcaatcaggagaaaagccatttgtgtgtcctgaatgtgggaaatgttttgatGTGAAGCTATTGCTTATacaacatcaaagaattcacacagggatgaagccattttcatgttcagaatgtgggaaatgttttagtcagaaatcaaatcttgttcgacatcagagaactcacactggggagaagccatttATGTGTTCTGAATGTGGTAAGTATTTTGGTGTGAAATTAATGCTTTTAAAACATgtaagaagtcacacaggagaaaagccatgtTCATCTTCAGAATGTGTGAAACCTTTTAGCCAGAAATCACATGTTGAGGAACATGAAAGACTCCACTTAGAGGAGAAGCCATTTtaa
- the LOC122934750 gene encoding oocyte zinc finger protein XlCOF6-like isoform X1: MMENHQSLTSPDGSSQRNPPERCPSPQYSQDCPEEKPNIPLDHQESSGETTSGLEKPISVSVNVEDGMSDSYGHLHLSSHHEAEDNNTTQDYSITPNEPSVLYSRDLSTDTACHKKPSSKQLLIGKTRTKQKCGNIFSSEKRFKKKSNLFLHERKCRDNGSFSCLTCGKSFSMKSILVRHQRTHTRGNIYSCPECGKGFNNQSNCIRHQRTHTGEKPFSCLECGKSFSLKMCLVRHQRTHTGEKPFSCLECGKCFSQKPHLVTHQRTHTGEKLYSCPECGKGFNNQYNFSKHQRSHTGETPFSCLECGKCFSSKSGLVAHKRTHTGEKLYSCPECGKGFNSQYNFSKHQRSHTGEKPFSCLECGKFFSSKSGLVAHQRTHTGEKLYSCLECGKCFSSKSNLVAHQRTHTGEKLFSCPECGKGFNRKYNFTNHQKTHTGEKPFVCSECGKCFHEKSWLIQHQRIHTGEKPFSCSECGKCFGQKSNLIRHQKTHTGEKPFMCLECDKYFSAKSMPIKHVVEHERLHLEEKPFSCSKCGKCFSSNSNLVTHQRTQSGEKPFVCPECGKCFDVKLLLIQHQRIHTGMKPFSCSECGKCFSQKSNLVRHQRTHTGEKPFMCSECGKYFGVKLMLLKHVRSHTGEKPCSSSECVKPFSQKSHVEEHERLHLEEKPF; the protein is encoded by the exons atgatggagaatcaccagtccctcacatcaccag ATGGATCCAGtcagagaaatccaccagagagatgtcccagtcctcagtattcccaggactgtccagaggagaaaccAAATATCCCACTGGATCATCAG GAAAGTTCTGGTGAAACGACTAGTGGACTTGAAAAACCCATCTCAGTGTCTGTGAATG TAGAAGACGGGATGAGCGACTCCTATGGACATCTCCATTTATCTTCCCATCATGAAGCAGAAGATAACAATACTACACAAGATTATTCAATAACTCCTAATGAACCCTCAGTCCTTTACAGCAGAGATCTATCCACTGATACCGCTTGTCACAAGAAACCTTCATCTAAGCAATTACTGATTGGTAAAACAAGAACTAAACAGAAATGTGGAAACATTTTTTCTAGTGAGAAGCGTTTTAAAAAGAAGTCTAATCTTTTTTTGCATGAGAGAAAATGCAGAGATAATGGGTCATTTTCATGCTTGACATGTGGAAAATCTTTTAGCATGAAATCCATTctagttagacatcagagaactcacacaaggGGGAATatatattcatgtcctgaatgtgggaaaggcTTTAACAATCAATCAAATTGTATTCGGCATCAGAGAactcatacaggggagaagccattttcatgcctagaatgtgggaaatcttttagtCTGAAAATgtgtcttgttagacatcagagaactcatacaggagagaagccattttcatgtcttgaATGTGGAAAGTGCTTTAGTCAGAAGCcacatcttgttacacatcaaagaactcacacaggagagaagctgtattcatgtcctgaatgtgggaaaggcTTTAACAATCAATATAATTTTTCTAAGCATCAGAGATCTCATACAGGAGAGACACCATTTTCATGTCTTGAATGCGGAAAATGCTTTAGTTCGAAATCAGGTCTTGTTGCCCataagagaactcacacaggagagaagctgtattcatgtcctgaatgtgggaaaggcTTTAACAGTCAATATAATTTTTCTAAGCATCAGAGAtctcatacaggagagaagccattttcatgtcttgaATGCGGAAAATTCTTCAGTTCAAAATCAGGTCTTGTTgcccatcagagaactcacacaggagagaagctatATTCATGTCTTGAATGCGGAAAATGCTTTAGTtcgaaatcaaatcttgttgcccatcagagaactcacacaggagagaagctattttcatgtcctgaatgtgggaaaggcTTTAACAGGAAATATAATTTTACTAACCATCaaaaaactcacacaggagagaagccatttgtgtgttctgaatgtgggaagtgttttcatGAGAAGTCATGGCTTATACagcatcaaagaattcacacaggggagaagccattttcatgttcagaatgtgggaaatgttttggtcagaaatcaaatcttattagacatcagaaaactcacacaggggagaagccatttatgTGTCTTGAATGTGATAAGTATTTTAGTGCGAAATCAATGCCTATAAAACATGTTGTGGAACATGAAAGACTCCACTTagaggagaagccattttcatgttcaaaatgtgggaaatgctttagttCAAACTCAAaccttgttacacatcagagaactcaatcaggagaaaagccatttgtgtgtcctgaatgtgggaaatgttttgatGTGAAGCTATTGCTTATacaacatcaaagaattcacacagggatgaagccattttcatgttcagaatgtgggaaatgttttagtcagaaatcaaatcttgttcgacatcagagaactcacactggggagaagccatttATGTGTTCTGAATGTGGTAAGTATTTTGGTGTGAAATTAATGCTTTTAAAACATgtaagaagtcacacaggagaaaagccatgtTCATCTTCAGAATGTGTGAAACCTTTTAGCCAGAAATCACATGTTGAGGAACATGAAAGACTCCACTTAGAGGAGAAGCCATTTtaa